One genomic region from Deltaproteobacteria bacterium encodes:
- a CDS encoding ATP-binding protein, with amino-acid sequence MGEIIFERRDVRVDALIRLPGAVADVVLREVERFWTLAPDFAAHGFLHRRGYLLYGPHGCGKTSIVQQIVHDAVARGGVVFVCGAPALLTRGLATFRRIEPARPAVCVFEDIDAIVQAHGEDELLALLDGEARIDHVLNVATTNYPERLDQRFVARPRRFDRVLRIEPPDGAARRAYLAAKLGADDADVEHWAEATDGLSLAALAEAVISVRCLGRGLEETVDLLRRMSRGRASSREGVPGAGFKASAGG; translated from the coding sequence ATGGGGGAAATCATCTTCGAGCGCCGCGACGTTCGTGTGGACGCGCTCATTCGCCTGCCGGGAGCCGTTGCCGACGTCGTGCTGCGCGAGGTCGAGCGGTTCTGGACGCTCGCCCCCGACTTCGCCGCGCACGGCTTTCTCCACCGGCGGGGCTACCTCCTCTACGGTCCGCACGGCTGCGGGAAGACGTCGATCGTGCAGCAGATCGTCCACGACGCCGTTGCGCGCGGCGGCGTGGTGTTCGTCTGCGGCGCGCCCGCCCTGCTCACCCGCGGCCTTGCCACGTTCCGGCGGATCGAGCCGGCCCGGCCCGCGGTGTGCGTCTTCGAGGACATCGACGCGATCGTCCAGGCGCACGGCGAGGACGAGCTGCTCGCGCTCCTCGACGGCGAGGCCCGCATCGATCATGTCCTGAACGTCGCGACGACGAACTACCCCGAGCGGCTCGACCAGCGCTTTGTCGCCCGCCCCCGTCGGTTCGACCGCGTGCTGCGAATCGAGCCGCCGGACGGGGCGGCCCGACGCGCTTACCTGGCTGCGAAGCTCGGAGCCGACGATGCCGACGTCGAGCACTGGGCGGAAGCGACGGATGGCCTCTCGCTCGCAGCGCTGGCGGAGGCGGTGATCAGTGTCCGCTGCCTCGGGCGGGGGCTCGAGGAGACCGTCGACCTGCTGCGCCGCATGAGCCGGGGCCGCGCGTCGAGCCGAGAGGGCGTTCCGGGGGCCGGGTTCAAGGCGAGCGCGGGCGGCTGA
- a CDS encoding 5'-methylthioadenosine/S-adenosylhomocysteine nucleosidase — MAHARLLLAAILVLPRLVLACEPAPAAASPFDGLCGVLSGTCTRAPHVAVLSAFPAEQRMLRAAAAVTERVEIDGRPVLLGRLAGQPVALTLTGIGLVNAAAATEALVAHLDLSAIVFSGVAGSPFRIGDVIVPATWTDAASRSFAVDPGLLAEAETVAASAPALERCTPVPPNPPSAEVCLPHVPGVIVGGSGQSSDPFGGKSLPCQPGGGEIFGCDTEALATAREESAPVAIDEESAAVAAVASAHGVPFLIVRGVSDGAGDPLGLPGFPAQFFAYYRLAADNAATVVMRLLETLPTSGTSSGPVRAGPASACAFERAAAPACQGVSAPRRVGQLVSRACALRARAADMQADRLARSLPARGGTRQAPRAPFLLRRCPGRAPSCGGGSRLGREIDGYFTLGKPATMRRYSSSVKAREVSMRTLPFAPSASDSFTAVSSSGASASTTASYFPVTR; from the coding sequence GTGGCGCACGCGAGGCTCCTGCTGGCAGCGATTCTCGTGCTGCCCCGACTCGTCCTCGCGTGCGAGCCGGCGCCGGCGGCGGCCTCGCCCTTCGACGGCCTCTGCGGCGTCCTCTCCGGTACCTGCACGCGCGCGCCCCACGTCGCCGTGCTGTCCGCCTTCCCGGCCGAACAGCGCATGCTGCGCGCTGCCGCCGCGGTCACCGAGCGCGTCGAGATCGACGGGCGGCCCGTCCTCCTCGGACGGCTCGCCGGCCAGCCGGTCGCCCTCACGCTCACCGGCATCGGCCTCGTGAACGCGGCGGCAGCCACCGAGGCTCTCGTCGCTCACCTCGACCTGTCGGCGATCGTGTTCTCGGGCGTCGCGGGAAGTCCGTTCCGGATCGGGGACGTGATCGTGCCGGCGACATGGACCGATGCCGCGAGTCGTTCGTTCGCAGTCGATCCGGGCCTCCTCGCGGAGGCAGAGACGGTCGCGGCGAGCGCTCCGGCGCTCGAGCGCTGCACGCCCGTGCCGCCCAACCCGCCCAGTGCGGAAGTCTGCCTTCCCCACGTTCCCGGCGTAATCGTGGGGGGCAGCGGCCAGAGCAGTGACCCGTTCGGCGGCAAATCGCTGCCCTGCCAGCCGGGGGGAGGAGAGATCTTCGGCTGCGACACGGAGGCCCTCGCCACGGCGCGGGAGGAGAGCGCCCCCGTCGCGATCGACGAGGAGAGCGCGGCCGTGGCGGCGGTGGCGTCCGCGCACGGCGTGCCCTTTCTCATCGTGCGCGGCGTCTCCGACGGCGCCGGCGACCCGCTCGGGCTGCCGGGCTTCCCGGCGCAGTTCTTCGCCTACTACCGTCTGGCGGCCGACAACGCGGCAACGGTCGTCATGCGGTTACTCGAGACGCTGCCCACGTCGGGGACCAGCAGTGGTCCCGTTCGCGCGGGTCCCGCCTCGGCTTGCGCCTTCGAGCGTGCAGCGGCGCCGGCGTGCCAGGGCGTGTCGGCGCCCCGCCGCGTCGGGCAGCTCGTCTCCCGGGCCTGCGCGCTGCGGGCGCGGGCCGCCGACATGCAGGCCGATCGGCTTGCACGTTCGCTTCCGGCACGCGGCGGCACTCGTCAGGCACCGCGGGCTCCCTTCCTGCTGCGCCGCTGCCCTGGCCGCGCGCCTTCGTGCGGCGGCGGCAGCCGTCTCGGCCGGGAAATAGACGGCTACTTCACCTTGGGCAAGCCGGCGACGATGCGCCGGTACTCCTCCTCCGTGAAGGCGCGCGAGGTCTCGATGCGAACGTTGCCCTTCGCGCCGAGCGCGAGCGACAGCTTCACCGCCGTCTCGTCGTCCGGTGCCTCCGCGAGCACGACCGCGTCGTACTTCCCGGTCACGAGGTAG
- a CDS encoding GYD domain-containing protein — translation MPTYLTLLRFTQKGIEGIKEGPARLDAAKEAYRSAGAKLREFYLVTGKYDAVVLAEAPDDETAVKLSLALGAKGNVRIETSRAFTEEEYRRIVAGLPKVK, via the coding sequence ATGCCGACCTATTTGACGCTGCTCCGGTTCACGCAGAAGGGGATCGAGGGGATCAAGGAGGGGCCCGCCCGGCTCGATGCGGCCAAGGAGGCGTACCGCAGCGCCGGTGCGAAGCTCAGGGAGTTCTACCTCGTGACCGGGAAGTACGACGCGGTCGTGCTCGCGGAGGCACCGGACGACGAGACGGCGGTGAAGCTGTCGCTCGCGCTCGGCGCGAAGGGCAACGTTCGCATCGAGACCTCGCGCGCCTTCACGGAGGAGGAGTACCGGCGCATCGTCGCCGGCTTGCCCAAGGTGAAGTAG
- a CDS encoding DUF790 family protein, which produces MLPEALLPCSIHGNVVLPHFLGEHDHPWLRVLLEEYGRFVGRRQRELDERLRAPLPCASPPAKRRIAIHVLARHWGTRRIATIPPRRVRAAVFGEAARAYAERAAVVASVAGTLGVTVTELTEALFADLPGERLVAAPAEVLSPGELALRTNLAIGQGLLFRSTAVLIDMEGNARAVVRHAKLRGLICAILPREGERRAALEISGPYALFRRTLVYGRALSEILPPLAWCHRFRLQADCAVRGQQLTLRLASGDPIFPGKAPRLYDSKLEERFARDFGRVAPDWDVVREPEPVQAGATLIFPDFALRHRGDGRRWLVEIVGFWTRDYVERKLALLRVAGLSNLVLCIDESRNCADTALPSSSRIILFRRRLDATAVLRLIEQEPQAPG; this is translated from the coding sequence TTGCTCCCCGAGGCGCTGCTGCCGTGTAGCATCCACGGCAACGTAGTGCTCCCGCACTTCCTCGGGGAGCACGACCATCCGTGGCTTCGCGTCTTGCTCGAGGAGTATGGGCGATTCGTGGGCCGCCGCCAGCGTGAGCTGGACGAACGGCTTCGCGCGCCACTGCCCTGCGCGAGCCCACCGGCCAAGCGCAGGATCGCGATTCACGTCCTCGCGCGCCACTGGGGTACCCGCCGCATCGCCACCATCCCTCCGCGCCGCGTGCGGGCGGCGGTCTTCGGCGAGGCAGCCCGGGCGTACGCGGAGCGCGCGGCCGTGGTGGCCTCGGTGGCTGGGACATTGGGCGTGACTGTGACCGAGTTGACGGAAGCACTGTTCGCCGACCTGCCCGGGGAGCGTCTCGTAGCTGCCCCCGCCGAAGTACTCTCCCCGGGTGAGCTGGCGCTCCGCACGAATCTGGCGATTGGGCAGGGGCTCCTGTTCCGCTCGACGGCGGTGCTGATCGACATGGAAGGAAACGCACGCGCGGTGGTCCGCCACGCGAAGCTGCGGGGGCTCATCTGCGCCATCTTGCCTCGTGAAGGGGAGCGCCGAGCTGCTCTCGAGATATCGGGCCCATACGCGCTCTTCCGGCGAACGTTGGTCTACGGTCGCGCGCTCAGCGAGATACTGCCCCCGCTCGCATGGTGCCATCGTTTCCGCCTGCAGGCAGACTGCGCCGTGAGGGGGCAGCAGCTGACCCTGCGGCTCGCTTCGGGCGATCCGATCTTTCCGGGGAAGGCGCCGCGTCTCTACGACAGCAAGCTCGAGGAGCGCTTCGCGCGAGACTTCGGCCGGGTCGCGCCCGACTGGGACGTCGTCCGCGAGCCCGAGCCGGTGCAGGCCGGCGCCACGCTGATCTTCCCGGACTTCGCCTTACGGCACCGCGGCGACGGACGGCGCTGGCTCGTCGAGATCGTCGGCTTCTGGACGCGCGACTACGTGGAGCGCAAGCTTGCGCTGCTCCGGGTCGCAGGGCTGAGCAACCTCGTTCTCTGCATCGACGAGAGCCGGAACTGTGCGGACACGGCTTTGCCGAGTTCGTCACGCATCATCCTGTTCCGCCGACGATTGGACGCGACCGCTGTGCTGCGTCTGATCGAGCAGGAACCGCAGGCGCCGGGCTAG